The Rhododendron vialii isolate Sample 1 chromosome 5a, ASM3025357v1 genome contains a region encoding:
- the LOC131325586 gene encoding tetraspanin-12-like produces MGSIGVLLKMKAVQITCMALLIVTTLSLMVINVSIDIGGTFAEDTKRIQDVYRLETYSPWAHKFLLKDSGWNTYKNCLIERKICDKLGKRDFVQGGCCMPPPYCGYEEKNQTWVVPKTGQYADDVNCVRWDSDKRKLCYDCETCQAVYISTFNDSWALRALGPILRALILAACFYFTCEDDWPGTNRSGGRADNNPSGGRAHNNRSGGRANNNRSGRRADNDLSV; encoded by the exons ATGGGATCAATCGGGGTTCTACTTAAGATGAAAGCCGTCCAAATAACTTGCATGGCATTGCTTATTGTTACTACCCTTTCCCTCATGGTGATCAACGTGAGTATCGATATCGGCGGGACCTTTGCTGAAGATACGAAGAGGATTCAAGACGTCTATCGTCTCGAGACCTATTCACCCTGGGCACATAAGTTTCTGTTGAAGGACAGTGGTTGGAATACCTATAAAAACTGTCTTATTGAAAGGAAAATTTGTGACAAGCTTGGAAAGAGGGATTTTGTTCAG GGGGGTTGTTGTATGCCGCCACCATACTGCGGCTATGAGGAGAAGAATCAGACGTGGGTGGTACCCAAGACCGGTCAGTATGCAGACGACGTTAACTGTGTCCGCTGGGATAGCGACAAAAGAAAGCTATGTTACGATTGCGAAACATGCCAAGCAGTGTATATCAGCACCTTCAACGACAGTTGGGCCCTTCGAGCATTGGGACCAATTTTGCGTGCCCTGATCTTGGCCGCTTGCTTTTACTTTACTTGTGAGGATGACTGGCCGGGGACCAACCGATCAGGAGGACGTGCTGATAATAACCCATCAGGAGGGCGTGCTCATAATAATCGATCAGGAGGACGTGCTAATAATAATCGATCAGGAAGACGTGCTGATAATGATCTCTCTGTTTAA